CAACATCCATCAAGTTGTGGGCATCATAAGAAATAACATCGCAATTTTCAGGTTATAAGGTATCTAGCATATagaaattgaaagaaaaatatCTTTCTAAATTCGTTCACCATCAAACTGATTGATTTCTTAATCTCCCAAGGCATGTCTAGTTTAATTACTTGGATTTTTGTTTATCGTTTTGCTATAACTCATTGAGCATAGAATTCGATCAATGGCCTGACTTAGGCATCAGAGTGCTAACCAGAGAATAAGGGTTTTAGAGAAAGATAAATTCTACTTTTTGAACAGCAGAAACCCTAACATCATGACCCTAATATAGAATTCTAACCCTAGTGGTTCGACACTCTTAAACGACCCGGAAAATAATTAACAAAGAAAACCTGAGAATAAGCGTATACAATCGGAAATACATTCATCTTCCATCAAGAACAGTGAGAGTGAGTTCGTTACTGGAGAAAACATTTTGGTCTGTTGATCCAGGTCCTGGAATCGAACCATTTTCCACAAACACAGGCTGCTTGGGCAGTGGCAGCTCCACGATATCACGACTCAGCATCGACAGCGCGATTTCAATTGAAGGCCTATCCTTGGGATATTCTTGAACACAAAGCAGGCCTATCTGAATGCATCGAACCATCTCTTCCTCCATCTCTCTACTTGCAATGTTTTCCTCAACGAAACTCAAACCGTTACCCTCACTCCACATTTTCCACGCCTGAAATTCaacataaattatttaatgatCAGGATTAGTTTCAAAAGATTATAAAGCAAGTTAACAAGCTAAGTGCTTACACATCCAACAAGGCTCAAGGACAATTCATCATTGAAATAGTGTGTGTTCTTTTCTCCTTTCACAATCTCCAATATCAGCACCCCGAAGCTGTATACATCAGATTTTTCAGAAAATCTGCCTCCCATTCCGTATTCTGGCGCCATGTATCCGCTGTTAAATTATCTAACCGTGTTAGCAAAATGCGCGTTTATTCTCAGGATGATATATAACTGATTAATATCAACTTACTATGTTCCCACGACTCTTGCAGTATTGCCATGGTCTTCATTGCCTCCGAATATTCTTGCCATCCCAAAATCCGAGATTTTTGGATTCCAGTCTTGGTCTAGTAGAACATTACTTGGCTTTAGGTCTCTGTGAATGATTCTTAGCCTGGAATCTCTATGAAGGTACAAGATGCCTCGCCCGATGCCCTCGATGATGCAGGAACGCATATTCCAATCTAACAGCTTCTTTGTTGGATTTGTAGGACCTGTCCAAAcatatattttatgaaaactatGTGGCtgaaaatgtttttaaatgCATATATAGGAGGAATGTGATGAGTTGAACTGACCAAAGAGACAAGCGTCCAAGCTTTTGTTTGGCATGTGTTCGTATATCAGaatcttctcttctttctcaACACAGCCTCCCAAAAGTTTGACAAGATTCTTGTGTTGGAGTTTGGATATCACAATCACTTCATTCATGAATTCTTGCATTCCTTGTCCAGAGTCTGTTGATAGTCTCTTCACAGCgatttctttcccgtttgccagAACTCCCTGCCAAAACACACATCAAACAGCGTATATATGGTCTTGTCATTCAATGGGCTCAAACATGTAGAATTGAGTATTACATCAAACTGTAAAATCATAAGTACCTTGTAAACAGGACCGAAACCACCCCTTCCAAGAAGATTAGTTACATGGAACTGGTTTGTTGCATTAGCAAGCATCTTAAAAGTGAACTTTGGCAACTCACCAATATTAActtcatttgattcatttctAAGAACGATTGCAGTTGAATCCGTCGTGAACATATGGCCTGCTTCTACAATACTTGTATCTTTCTCTTTGTCTCCTGATTTCACAAAGAACATGATCATTTCTAGAGTGATATGCAGCAATATATACTTACTGTGTCAAAAGCGATAATAGGTCAATCACCTTTCCTCTTCACTATTAACCACCAAGCAATAAACATCATAACAGATATGCAAACAAAACCCGCAGCTACTCCAATTATGATGTACAACTTTCTCCTCGTGCTGCTATCTGGATCATGAAAAAGATAAGTTTCAATTTAGGCAACCTTGATTGAtcattaaaagaataataagCTAGTAAAATCTGTGAAGGAAATTACCAAATTCAGACGCAGAGAGACGAATGTAGAGGCTAACACCAACACTACCAAAATCCTGAGTGTCAATCAAGGTATCACTCCAAAACATACAACCAATGTTACCATCATAAGCATAAGCAATGCATGAGCAGTTCCTCCGACATATGGTCCGACATTCATCTTGAACCATAGATAGCAAGGGTTTTGCAAAGTCCGGAACCTTCATATTCTGCAACATCGCAAATCCATCTCCTCCACATTGCAACCGGTTCTTCCTCCTACAACCATCAGTCCAATTCCCTCTCCTCCATTCATCCTCATTTACAGGCTCAAAACCTCTCAAACAACTACAAATAGGCGATTGCATGATATTACAGCTACCAAACGGCCCACACTTCCCGTAAACATCACACTCATTTTCCGGAGCGACCAACACCAAGTCCCATTTGTTTCCATTCCACACCTTCCGTTCCATACTTCCTGAGAAGTTGACGCTGGATATTATATGCCTATCATTCATCAGCTGCGGGGTGAAGAAGAAATTTCCAGCACTGTCATTCGTGACATGATTGAATCCATCTAAGTGGGCGTAGAACCTATGCGGCACGGATACGGATACGCGTATCAGTATCCGAAGGATACGGATACGCGGATACGGCTCTTTCCCAAACAACCCGATACGCGGAtacgttttaactatttttttaataaataataatagtgcataataaatcacaaaatagatattctaatgttattatacaaataaaaataataaaattacaaaatattaaaagctaaagtcaatttcttttatggtcGATTACACCACATCGATTTTTTGGTTATACTTATCCATATTACCAATAATAttgatcaaaatatttatttatagttacaaaattagacaaagttaatggagtaataaattggccCAAAAAATGAGCCCCAAATATACTCCTTTTCCATCGTGACTACTTCTTGCCCAATTCATTCTCCCATTTCCAATTTTCTTCAATCCCTAGTTGAGGCAATAGCGGCGCCTccccttttttcttcttcttcttcttcttcttcatatccgATTAACTGTCAATTTTGTTCCCAAATCGGATTGAAGTTCGTAAATTGAAAGTTGCGAAGTTCTTCGACAGAGATGGACGTTGATTTCGAAGAGGAGAACCTCAGATCTTTGCAGATAGAGGAGGATGAaggcccaatacggcccagctcgcggatacgccgaaggatacgtatcgaatctgaggtttcccggcccaatacggcccagctcgcggatacgcccaggatacgtatcgacggtgtatccgtcgcgtatcggtatcggatacgtatccgatacgtGATACGGCAACAGGGTGGCGTATCGGTGTTATATAGCGTAGAACAATCTCTTCATCCCAAGAAAAATGAAACCGTTCCACGGCCCACTCCTCAAGCGCGGCCGCCCCTCAATATCCCTGATGTAAAGCTGTGGGGTCCCGCTCGTGACGTCCAGGCCACCGGTGAAGCGCCCTGTCCCGGGGTCCGTGGCGTTTTTCCACGCCGTCAGCAGCACTTGCTTCCCTGTCTTGACGTTCTGGCTTAATGGCATTCCCTGCACCTGAATATCCGTAGGATGTGAGAAAGACTCCCACAACATGTCTCcagaggcctcttcccgcaagacgagattgCCAGTGTCAAGGATTTGGACTACTGGATTGGTAGGAGAGGTGGTGAGATTAGTCGACCATACAGTTCGATTAGTCCCGTCCAAGATGACAAGATTGCCGTCTCGGGACAGAGTAACGGAGCCGGAAGAATCAGTGAGGGGTGTGTCTCTGTTGGCGACCCAAATCACGGTTTCTTGGGAGAAGGCGAAGAAGATGGCTAAGTAGCGGTTGGTTGTGTTTGGAGGAGAGAAGAATCCTAGTTTGTAAATTTGTTTTGGGGAT
This DNA window, taken from Salvia splendens isolate huo1 chromosome 18, SspV2, whole genome shotgun sequence, encodes the following:
- the LOC121777882 gene encoding G-type lectin S-receptor-like serine/threonine-protein kinase At1g11300, which gives rise to MTLFLHKSILLLLLIIQSVACLSIENDTISTGVVIKDSQTITSPKQIYKLGFFSPPNTTNRYLAIFFAFSQETVIWVANRDTPLTDSSGSVTLSRDGNLVILDGTNRTVWSTNLTTSPTNPVVQILDTGNLVLREEASGDMLWESFSHPTDIQVQGMPLSQNVKTGKQVLLTAWKNATDPGTGRFTGGLDVTSGTPQLYIRDIEGRPRLRSGPWNGFIFLGMKRLFYAHLDGFNHVTNDSAGNFFFTPQLMNDRHIISSVNFSGSMERKVWNGNKWDLVLVAPENECDVYGKCGPFGSCNIMQSPICSCLRGFEPVNEDEWRRGNWTD
- the LOC121777163 gene encoding G-type lectin S-receptor-like serine/threonine-protein kinase B120, giving the protein MLQNMKVPDFAKPLLSMVQDECRTICRRNCSCIAYAYDGNIGCMFWSDTLIDTQDFGSVGVSLYIRLSASEFDSSTRRKLYIIIGVAAGFVCISVMMFIAWWLIVKRKGDKEKDTSIVEAGHMFTTDSTAIVLRNESNEVNIGELPKFTFKMLANATNQFHVTNLLGRGGFGPVYKGVLANGKEIAVKRLSTDSGQGMQEFMNEVIVISKLQHKNLVKLLGGCVEKEEKILIYEHMPNKSLDACLFGPTNPTKKLLDWNMRSCIIEGIGRGILYLHRDSRLRIIHRDLKPSNVLLDQDWNPKISDFGMARIFGGNEDHGNTARVVGTYGYMAPEYGMGGRFSEKSDVYSFGVLILEIVKGEKNTHYFNDELSLSLVGCAWKMWSEGNGLSFVEENIASREMEEEMVRCIQIGLLCVQEYPKDRPSIEIALSMLSRDIVELPLPKQPVFVENGSIPGPGSTDQNVFSSNELTLTVLDGR